Genomic window (Streptosporangium brasiliense):
GACCAAGGCGGGGGCGCTCCCGCTGGCGCTCCACCCGGTGATGACCTTCACCGGCAAGGACGACGACCTCCGCCGGCTCGTCGGCATCTCCTACGGTGTCACCGCGCCCGAGATGCTCCGCCCGGTGGCCGAGGCGCTGGTCATCGAGATGGAGGGCGAGCCGGTCTGGATCGAGGACGAGGACCGGCCGCTCTACCACGCGGCCCTGGCGGGAGCGGCCAACCACATGGTGACGCTCGTCGCGGAATCCTCCGAGCTGCTGGAGAAGATCGGCGTGGAGCAGCCGGGCCGGATGCTCGGCCCGCTGCTGGGCGCCGCCCTGGAGAACGTGCTGCGGCTCGGCATCGGCGGGCTGACCGGCCCGGTGGTGCGCGGAGACGCCGGGACGGTCCGCAAGCACGTGGACGCGCTGATCCTGGCCGCCCCCGAGGCGGCGGACGCCTACGTGGCCCTCGCTAGGCTCACGGCGGACCGGGCGCTGGCGGCCGGGCTGCTCAAACCGGAGGCCGCCGAGCGTCTCCTGGACGCTCTGGGAGGCAACATATGGACGTGATCGTGGTGGGTGACCGCGCCGAGCTGGCCAAGGCGAGGCAGGCCCTGAGGATCGGCGGAGCGGTGTCCCCCGGAAGGGCGGCCCTGGCGCTGGTGCCGACCATGGGGGCGCTGCACGAAGGACACCGCTCGCTCATCCGGCTGGCCCGGGAGCAGGCCGAGCACGTGGCCGTGAGCATCTTCGTCAACCCCCTGCAGTTCGGCCCGGGCGAGGACTACACCCGCTATCCCCGCACGTTCGACACCGACCTGGAGGTCTGCGCGGCTGAGGGCGTGAGCATGGTGTTCGCGCCCTCCGCCGATGACATGTACCTACCGGACCGGCAGGTCGGCGTCTCGGCGGGCGGGATGGGCACGATCGTCGAGGGGGTGTTCCGGCCAGGTCACCTCGACGGCGTGCTCACCGTGGTGCTCAAGCTGTTCAACCTGGTCCAGCCGGATGTGGCGGTGTTCGGGCAGAAGGACGCCCAGCAGCTGGCGATGATCCGCCGGATGGTCGCCGACCTCGACGTCCCGGTCTCCGTCGTCGGGGCGCCCACGGTCCGGGAGGCCGACGGCCTGGCGCTGTCCAGCCGTAACCGCTACCTGTCCTCGCATGAGCGCCGGACGGCGCTGGCCCTGTCCCAGGCCCTGTTCGCGGGGGCCGCGGAGCCGACGCCGGAGGAGGTCCGGCGGACCGCGCGGGCCGTGCTGGCGGGGGAACCGGCCGTGGAGGTCGACTACCTGGTCCTGGTGGACCCGGCGACCTTCGAGGAGGTCGGTGCCGACCACCGGGGTGAGGCGATCCTCGCCGTGGCCGCGCGGGTGGGTTCCACCAGGCTGATCGACAACGTGACGGTCACCCTCTAGCGCGGCGTCCACCGGAGTTCTCCGATCCGGTGGCGCGCCGCCTCCGGGGCTGCCTCGGCTACCTCGGCTCAGGAGTCGATCCGGCGGCGCGCCGTCTCCGCGGCTGCCTCGGCTCAGGAGCCGAGGTAGCGCAGGACCGCCAGCACCCGGCGGCTGTAGCCCGTGGCGTGCGACAGCCCGAGCTTGTCGAAGAGCGAGTTGACGTGCTTCTCCACCGCGCTCTGCGACACGTGCAGCGCCTGCGCGATCGAGGCGTTGGTCTGGCCCTGGGCCATCCGCTCCAGCACCTCGCGCTCGCGCGCGGTCAGCTTGGCCAGCGGGTCCACCTGGCTCGTCCGGGCCAGCAGCTGGCGCACCACCTCGGGGTCGAACGCGGCGCCCCCCGCGCCCACCCGCTCCAGCGCGTCCAGGAAGTCGGTCACCTGCGCGACCCGGTCCTTGAGCAGGTAGCCGACACCCTCCACGTTCGCGCTCATCAGCTCGGTGGCGTACTTCTTCTCCACGTACTGCGACAGCACCAGCACCTTGACCTCCGGCCAGCGCCGCCGGATCTCCAGCGCCGCGCGCAGCCCTTCGTCGGTGTGCGTGGGCGGCATCCGCACGTCCACCACCACCGCGTCGGGCCGGTACGCGGCCACCGCCGACACCAGCGCCTCGCCGTCGCCGACGGCGGCCGGCACCTCGTGGCCCTCCTCCAGCAGCAGCCGTACCAGGCCCTCGCGCAGCAGCGTGGAGTCCTCGGCCAGGATCACCCGCACGGCAGCTCCGCCACGATCGTGGTCGGCCCGCCCGACGGGCTGATCACCGTGAAGGTCCCGTCCAGGGCGGCGACCCGCCGCGCCAGCCCCGACAATCCGCCGCCCGCGGCATCCGCCCCGCCCACACCGTCGTCCTGTACGCACACGACGACCATTGTGTCCCGTTCGCGCACCTCCACGGTGACGGCGGTGGCGCGGGCGTGCTTGGCGGCGTTGGTCACCGCCTCGCTGACCACGAAGTAGGCGACGGTCTCCACCGCCATCGGCGGCCGTGCGGGCAGCTCGCACACGATCTTGACCGGCACGCTCGACCGCTCGGCCACACCGGCCAGCGCCTCGCCCAGGCCGAGGGAGTCCAGCCCCGACGGGTATACCCGCCAGGCCACCTCGCGCAGCTCGGCCAGCGCCTGCTGCGCCTGCTCGTGCGCCTGCTCCAGCAGCTCGGGACGGCCCCTGCGGGCCCGCCCGACCAGCATCGACAGCGCCACCAGCCGCTGCTGCAGCCCGTCGTGCAGGTCGCGTTCGATCCTGCGCCGCTCGGCGTCCACCGCCGCCACGACGCCCGCGCGGCTCTCGGCCAGCTCGGCGATGCGATGCCGGAGCACCTCGGTGGGGTCGGGACCGAGCATCCGCAGGGCCAGCCGCCGCTCCAGCGCGTGCACCCCCGCCATGCCCGACAGGTCCAGGAACAGCAGGACCGTTCCTCCCAGGGCGGCGTAGGCCAGCAGCGGCACGGTCGGCCTCATGCCGTCGATCGGCAGCCCCCTGCCCCAGAACCAGACGAGCTTGACGGCCACCTCCGTGCCGAGGGCGAGCAATGTGACCACCAGGCCGCCGAGCACGCCGACCGGTGCCCGCGCCGCCAGATACCGCAGCTCCCGTCCGTCGGAGTGGCCCGTGCCGAGTCCGAGGGCGGCGGGGTCGAGGCGTAGCCGGCGGGCTTCGAGCACGGCCAGCCGCCGGGCCACCGCCCGCACGGCCGGACGGCCGGCGAACGGCAGCGCCGGCAGGAGGAAGACCAGGTCGAGCAGGGCGGTGACCGTCCCCAGCAGCACCGCCCCCAGCAGCCGCAGCCCCTCAGCGGCGAGACGCATGTCGCCCCTGGTGTCGCTCGGCAACCCTGACGCCCACGAACACCAGGACGGCCAGCAGTACCAGGGCGATCACCACGTTGGTGCCCATGCCGACGTAGGCCTCCACCAACGACCAGTTCTCGCCCAGGACGTAGCCCGTCAGAACGAAGATCGTGTTCCAGATGAGGCTGCCGGCCGTGGTCAGCAGCGTGAACGCGGCCAGCGGCATGCGCTCCACCCCGGCTGGGATCGAGATCAGGCTGCGGAAGATGGGGATCATCCGGCCGAAGAACACGGTCTTGCGTCCATGCTTGAGGAACCACGCCTCAGTCTTGTCGATGTCGGAGATCTTCAGCAGCGGGATCCGGGCGGCCAGGGCCAGCGTACGCTCGCGGCCGAGCAGCGCGCCCACCCAGTACAGCGCCAGCGCGCCCAGGACCGAGCCCGCCGTGGTCCACGCGAGAACGGTCAACAGGTCCATCTCGCCCCTGGAGGAAGTGAAGCCGGCCAACGGCAAGATCACTTCACTGGGTAGGGGCGGGAAGAGATTCTCCAGCGCGATCGCCAGTCCCGCACCTGGCGCTCCGAAGCTCTCCATCAGCCCAACCAGCCAATCTGTCATGCCCCAGAGGCTATGAACGGTCAGGGTATCGCCGGAATGAGGCGTGTGACCGTTTCCAGGTGTGGAAAACCACACCTGCGGAAAACCACCGGCATAAGCGGACATCAGCCTCATTCCTCCAGCCGAACCGCCGAACCTACTGTTCCTGGCCATGATCGGAAAGATGTTCGACGTCCCGAGACGGATGTTGGCCGGCCTGGCCGCCCTTCTCGCGCTGGCCGCGGTCGTCGTGCTGTCCGCCATGACGGACAGCACGATGCAGCCCCTGCCGGCCTCGGCCCCGAGCGGCGAGTTCAGCGCCGAGCGGGCCGTGGCCCACCTGACGGAGTTCGCCACCCGGCCGCGGCCCATCGGCAGTGCCGAGAGCGACCGAGCCAGGGACTACCTGGCCGGGCGGCTGCGCGCCGCGGGTCTCCAGGTCGAGGTCCAGCGGTCGGTCGGGGCCCGTTCGGCGGCGGGGTTGGCGACGTTCGGCCAGGTCGACAACATCGTGGGCCGGCTGCCGGGGACCGACCCCACCGGTACGGTTCTCATCGCCGCCCACTACGACTCCGCGGCGATGGGACCGGGTGCTTCCGACGACGGCGCGGCGGTAGCCGCGATGATCGAGACGGTCCGGGCGCTGCGGGCGGGCACCGGCCCGCGTAATGACATCGTGCTGCTCATGTCGGACGGCGAGGAGGACGGCGTGCTCGGCGCCGAGGCCTTCGTCCGCGAACACCCCTTGGCCCGCAAGGGCGGCGTGCTGCTGAACTGGGAGGCCCGCGGGGTGAGCGGCCCCTCGCTGATGTTCGAGACCTCAAGGAACAACGCCCGGCTGGTCGAGACGTTCGTCAACGCCGTTCCGGCTCCGCGCGGTGACTCCTCCATGGTGGAGCTCTATCGGCTGCTGCCGAACAACACCGACTTCACCCCGCTGACCAAGGCCGGGTTCACCGGCATGAACTTCGCCTACATCGAGCGTTCCTCGCTCTACCACACCGCCGACGACTCCATCGCCAACCTTCACCGCGGAAGCCTGCAGCACCACGGCTCGAACATGCTGGCGCTGGCCCGTGCCCTGGGGAACGCGGACCTCGGGTCGTTGCCCGCCGACCATGACGTCACCTATTTCCGTGCCCTCGGAACCATGATCACCTACTCGGACCGGCTCGTATGGCCGCTGGCGGTGTCGGCCGCCCTCGCGGTGGCGGGATTGGCGCTGCTGGCCCGCGTCAGGCGGCTGCTCAGCCTTCCCCGGCTGCTGTGGGCGGCGGCTTCGGCCGTCGTCCCGCTGGCCGGATCGGCTCTCCTGGCGCAGGGGCTGTGGGAGGTGCTGGTGGCCGTGCGACCCGCCTACGACACCATGGGCGGCCTCCTGCATCGCCCGCAGGCGTTCCAGGCGGCGGTCGCGGTCCTGTCCGGGGCGGCGCTGCTCGGCTGGTACCTGCCGTTGCGTCGCAGGCTGGGGCCGGCGGCGCTGTCGGTCGGGGCGCTGGTCTGGCCGGCCGGGCTCGGCGTGCTGTGTGCCCGGTACGCGCCCGGGGCGTCCTTCCTGTTCGCCCTGCCGGCGCTGCTGTGCGCGCTCGGCGGGCTGGCTGCCGTCCTGATTTCCGCATCCGCCTGGGCACGGCTGACGGCGGCGATGCTGGGTCCGGTCACGGCCGCGATGCTGCTGCCCTCTCTGGCGGCCAACACCTTCGACGGGATGGGGTTGGCGCTGGGCGGGGTGAGCGCGCTGGTGCTGGCACTGTTCGGGCTGACGGTGCTGCCGATCATCGAACTGTTCCTGCCCACACCCGGCGCCGGGCCGGAGCGGGCCGTCGCCGTGCCCCTGACAGCCGTCGTCCTCGCCCTGGGACTGGTCGGTGCGGGGCTGCTGGTGGACGGGTTCGACGCGGACCGGCCGCAGCGCACGCACCTGGCGTACGTCATGAACGCCGACACCCGCACCGCTCACTGGGTCAGCGCCGACACCGACCCCGGAGAATGGACCAGGCGGTACGTGTCCGGCCACGAGTCCGCGGCACTGCCGGAGGGATACGCGCGGGGCACGCTTCGGACCGGTCCCGCGCCGGTGATCAAGGCCGACGGCCCGCGTGTCTCCGTGCTGGCGCGCGACCAGGAAACGGTCAAGCTGCACGTGACGGCAGGCAGGGGAGCGCGTTCGGTGACGCTGAGGATCGACCACCCGATCACCGCGGCCACCGCGTCCGCCGGCAGGTTCGGCTCCGTGAGCGTCCCCGTCACCGGGAAGCGGGCCGGCACCTGGCCCGCGGAGGTCCGCTTCCGGGGCATCCCCGCTCAGGGAGTCCAGATCACGGTGCGCATCCCGGACGCGGACCGGGCCCGCCTCACCGCCATCGCGGAGACCGACGACCTGTCCGCGGTGCCGGGCTTCCGCCCAAGGCCGCCCGGCCTGACCGCGGCCACCAGGGAGGACGGCGACCTCATCGCGGTTACCCGCACCTACACCCTGACGAGCGCCTCTCACCGCCCACAGCGCCCGTCCTCGGATTCCGGCAAGATCACGCGATAGCCCGTGCTGTCCGTGGACGTGGACCGGGCGGTGACCGCCGGGCACCGGGCGAGGAGGGGGCGGTAGCGCCGCCGGTGGCTCCGGGGCGTCGGATATATTCCGCGCAGGCGTGCACGCTCATGGGGCGGCGCGACCGGACGAAAGGTGATCGACGCATGCTCCGGACCATGCTCACGTCCAAAATCCACCGCGCCACCGTCACCCAGGCGGACCTGCACTATGTCGGGTCGCTGACCGTCGACGCGGACCTGCTCGACGCCGCGGGCCTGCTCCCCGGCGAGCAGGTGCACGTGGTGGACATCGACAACGGTGCCCGGCTGGTGACCTACACGATCGCGGGCCCCCGGGGGTCCGGGATCATCGGTATCAACGGCGCCGCCGCCCGTCTTGTCCACCAGGGCGACCTGGTGATCATCATCGCGTACGGCCAGCTCGACGACGCCGAGGCGAGGACCTTCCAGCCCAGGGTCGTCCACGTCGACCGTGACAACCGGATCGTGGAACTCGGCCACGACCTCGCCGCTCCGCCCCCCGGCTCCGCCGCCCCGATCCCGGGCCCCGTGGCCCCGGCCCCCGGCTCCACCGCTCCGATTCCGAACCCCGTGGCCCCGGCCCCCGGCTCCACCGCTCCGATTCCGAACCCCGTGGCCCCGGCCCCCGGCTCCACCGCTCCGATTCCGAACCCCGTGGCCCCGGGCTCCGCTGCTCCGATCCCGGACTCCGTGGTTCCGGCCTCCGGCTCCGCCGCGCCCATCCCGGCCCCCGTGGCCCCGGCCCCCGGCCTCCTGCGTGGCGACGGGCTCCACCACCCGGCGGATTCCTCCCGCTAGGCGGGGTTTGCGCAGGTCAACGTGTAGTGCTGTGCTGTAGGTGGGGGCGCGCACGTGAAGGACTCGCCCGCTGGGCGTGGTGGCGCGTTCTCCGCTGTGGACTGGGCCGCCGGGTTGGCGTCCGGCGGCCCAGCAGACCGTCCTACGGGGCCGGTGACCGTCCGTTGGACCCTCCTGCGCCTGGCGGACTCTCCCCAGGGGTCGGCGGGCCGTCCTACGGAGCCGGTGGCCGTCCGTTGGACCCTCCTGCGGCCCGGGGGGCTTCCAGGCTCTGACCCCTGGCCCCCCGAACCCTGAACCCTCGAACTCCGGACCCCGGACCCCTGACTCCTGGGGACCTCTGATCCGGGTCCCGGCGCCGGGGTGCTCGCCGGGCGTGGGTGTCCGTGATCTGAGGGTTGCGGCACGCCTGAGGGATACCTCACAGCCGAGGGGGACACGTCCTGC
Coding sequences:
- a CDS encoding sensor histidine kinase, with product MRLAAEGLRLLGAVLLGTVTALLDLVFLLPALPFAGRPAVRAVARRLAVLEARRLRLDPAALGLGTGHSDGRELRYLAARAPVGVLGGLVVTLLALGTEVAVKLVWFWGRGLPIDGMRPTVPLLAYAALGGTVLLFLDLSGMAGVHALERRLALRMLGPDPTEVLRHRIAELAESRAGVVAAVDAERRRIERDLHDGLQQRLVALSMLVGRARRGRPELLEQAHEQAQQALAELREVAWRVYPSGLDSLGLGEALAGVAERSSVPVKIVCELPARPPMAVETVAYFVVSEAVTNAAKHARATAVTVEVRERDTMVVVCVQDDGVGGADAAGGGLSGLARRVAALDGTFTVISPSGGPTTIVAELPCG
- a CDS encoding response regulator, with the protein product MRVILAEDSTLLREGLVRLLLEEGHEVPAAVGDGEALVSAVAAYRPDAVVVDVRMPPTHTDEGLRAALEIRRRWPEVKVLVLSQYVEKKYATELMSANVEGVGYLLKDRVAQVTDFLDALERVGAGGAAFDPEVVRQLLARTSQVDPLAKLTAREREVLERMAQGQTNASIAQALHVSQSAVEKHVNSLFDKLGLSHATGYSRRVLAVLRYLGS
- a CDS encoding Rossmann-like and DUF2520 domain-containing protein, with product MDAGDRPARLAVGVVGAGRVGSALGAALAQAGHRVVAASGVSDSSRERAAERLGLTLTRPEDVVAGSDLVLLTVPDDVLPDLVTGLVGTGADLRGKLVAHTSGAYGLAVLNPATKAGALPLALHPVMTFTGKDDDLRRLVGISYGVTAPEMLRPVAEALVIEMEGEPVWIEDEDRPLYHAALAGAANHMVTLVAESSELLEKIGVEQPGRMLGPLLGAALENVLRLGIGGLTGPVVRGDAGTVRKHVDALILAAPEAADAYVALARLTADRALAAGLLKPEAAERLLDALGGNIWT
- a CDS encoding DedA family protein, with the translated sequence MTDWLVGLMESFGAPGAGLAIALENLFPPLPSEVILPLAGFTSSRGEMDLLTVLAWTTAGSVLGALALYWVGALLGRERTLALAARIPLLKISDIDKTEAWFLKHGRKTVFFGRMIPIFRSLISIPAGVERMPLAAFTLLTTAGSLIWNTIFVLTGYVLGENWSLVEAYVGMGTNVVIALVLLAVLVFVGVRVAERHQGRHASRR
- the panC gene encoding pantoate--beta-alanine ligase, which codes for MDVIVVGDRAELAKARQALRIGGAVSPGRAALALVPTMGALHEGHRSLIRLAREQAEHVAVSIFVNPLQFGPGEDYTRYPRTFDTDLEVCAAEGVSMVFAPSADDMYLPDRQVGVSAGGMGTIVEGVFRPGHLDGVLTVVLKLFNLVQPDVAVFGQKDAQQLAMIRRMVADLDVPVSVVGAPTVREADGLALSSRNRYLSSHERRTALALSQALFAGAAEPTPEEVRRTARAVLAGEPAVEVDYLVLVDPATFEEVGADHRGEAILAVAARVGSTRLIDNVTVTL
- a CDS encoding M28 family peptidase, translated to MIGKMFDVPRRMLAGLAALLALAAVVVLSAMTDSTMQPLPASAPSGEFSAERAVAHLTEFATRPRPIGSAESDRARDYLAGRLRAAGLQVEVQRSVGARSAAGLATFGQVDNIVGRLPGTDPTGTVLIAAHYDSAAMGPGASDDGAAVAAMIETVRALRAGTGPRNDIVLLMSDGEEDGVLGAEAFVREHPLARKGGVLLNWEARGVSGPSLMFETSRNNARLVETFVNAVPAPRGDSSMVELYRLLPNNTDFTPLTKAGFTGMNFAYIERSSLYHTADDSIANLHRGSLQHHGSNMLALARALGNADLGSLPADHDVTYFRALGTMITYSDRLVWPLAVSAALAVAGLALLARVRRLLSLPRLLWAAASAVVPLAGSALLAQGLWEVLVAVRPAYDTMGGLLHRPQAFQAAVAVLSGAALLGWYLPLRRRLGPAALSVGALVWPAGLGVLCARYAPGASFLFALPALLCALGGLAAVLISASAWARLTAAMLGPVTAAMLLPSLAANTFDGMGLALGGVSALVLALFGLTVLPIIELFLPTPGAGPERAVAVPLTAVVLALGLVGAGLLVDGFDADRPQRTHLAYVMNADTRTAHWVSADTDPGEWTRRYVSGHESAALPEGYARGTLRTGPAPVIKADGPRVSVLARDQETVKLHVTAGRGARSVTLRIDHPITAATASAGRFGSVSVPVTGKRAGTWPAEVRFRGIPAQGVQITVRIPDADRARLTAIAETDDLSAVPGFRPRPPGLTAATREDGDLIAVTRTYTLTSASHRPQRPSSDSGKITR